The DNA segment GCAAGCGTCGAGGTCTGACTTTTATACCTGGGCGATCAAGGAGATCGTTTGTTAATATTATAATGCCCTCCGCATAGCATTTTGTCCATGTGAATGAGAGGTCTGAGCGATCCTCTATAGGTTATCGTTCACAAAGGCCAACTAAGTGGGGATATATCAGAAGGATTATCCGGAGACTACTATTCTTGGTGATCAACAAAATTAATCGGAACGATCTCCCGTGAACTATTATCTACGAGGGCCGACAAGTGCCCCACGATGCAATCGGGTCGGGAGGTGATTTACCCTTACCTTCCATGTCGACATCTCGGTGGCGATCAACAATAAAGCTAGTTTTGTCAAAATATTTCCTATTAGATATATGAACCTGATGTAAGATGGGAACTTTAACTCTATCGATATTTCATTATCATGAACTTACCTTAATTTATCTAAACCGTATATCACATTCATGCAAAGAGTTAATCTTTCAATGTGAAAAAATAGAGTGACATGTGAATGCACTATAATAGTGACTTGGCTTAAAGCATAAACTAAGATTGCACTAGCATCATCGAATAAAATAATTTAGTGGCATGCTTTCACTTATGCTCGATAGCTTCTTGTTTTCTTTACTCGAACAAAAATACATTGCTTTAAAAGTAGCTTCATGTAGGAATTGAACTGCTTTCGTAGCTTCATGTTCGATCTTCTACTGTGTATAGACTTGGAGAAAGAAAAACGAGGATGATGCAAGCCAAAATTAACGAACTTTAAATGAATAGTCTAAGACATGAGAGAATAAATGAGATAGAGACCGGCGAAGCACCAGTAAAAGTGATGAGATAAAAAGAGAATTTTGTATACTAACAAATAAATCATAACACAtagcagaattaaatgaaaattataatcaaatataatatcaaaatttacatgaaaaatccctccaacacgaagggtaaaaatcataagGTAAGCAAGAGAAAatctactataaaaataatgaatatacaaatcttagagtcttttgcccaaaacccaagcaataatcacaagagaataactatgatATAAGGATTACGTCATTGTGCATAATATCCAAAATCTCCTCAAGTGATCACAACAAGAATCTACAATAAATCTGATCTATTATGAGATCATAACATTtcttggatgattgagaatagtctctatgTTGTCCTTAACTGTCATTGTTGCTTCTCTCTTTTTTACAACCACCACTGCCCTCTTTTTTTGCCCTAGCAACCATACTTCTTAGTTAAAAGAGTTAGTGTTTTGGTTAAAAGAGAAAAGAGTTAAGATTAAAGTGGGCTATGAGTAATTAAAGCCTACTATAAGTTGAATAATGAGTCATTTGCCCAACGATCTCtctcttcagcccataagggaggctctcTCATTATCCTCAATGTGAAATCATACCGACAAACTATTGGTAATCTTTTGTCTTTCTTTTAGTAAGGTCTTTATCAACATATCTGCTCCATtaccatctgtatgaattttctaaagtTGTAATTGTTTCTCTTCAAGTAtatttcgaatccaatggtatcttacatctatatgctttgacttggattgAAAAGTTGGGTTCTTACATAAATAGATGACACTCTGACTTTCACAATACACTACATAGTTTTCTTTTttcgatcataatttttgtaagaatttttttatccataatatttctttgcaaacctctaatatattctgcctctgtggtggagagagcaatataccTTTGTAATCTTGATTGCCATGACACAACTCCCCTTATAAAATAAGTACAAAACCTAATGTATACTTCATTGTATTAATATCTATTGtcgtatctgcatctgtgtaacctgtcaatatagatggtccacctccaaagcttaaacaaaataATGACTCATCTAAGTCTGGATTGTTGCCATGAATGTATCATGCAACAAATCAATTGCATTAGGTTTGCTTGAAGCCCACCATATATGTTGCTTGCTGTTAGCCCAGTGCAACACTCATTCATCCTAAATTATAGGAGTGAGAATTATATTATTCCTCATGAGATTATCATTATCAATTATATTGTTATTGCCTGAGTGTTGTCAATTGATAGTCGGTATGATTTGGTCTCATTCTAACGTTGCAAGGTCGTCCGAGGATCCCTCATGGTTGTATAGCGAGGTGGTTGGTGTGGTGTCGATGAATCTAAGGTAGTTTATGAGGATCTAGGATATACTTTGGTCTTCTTGGTGGGTTTATGCACAAAGGTTAATGTCGGGGGGAGTTTTCTAACCCGACTCGATCTCTCCGATGTTCAAATTAGCTTTGTGAAGTTGCATGGGGTATAAAGGATTTTCTTAAAGAGAAGTCCGACCCTTGGACAGCCATCAGGGGTTGACTTTTATACCTAGGCGATCGAGGGGATCGTTTGTAACTGTTGTAATGCCCTCCACATAGTATTTTGTCCATGTGAGCGATAGGCCCGAATGACCTTTTACGGGTTGTCGTCCACAAAGACCGATTGAGTGGGACATATCTGAAGGATCACTCGGGGATCACTATCTTTAGTGACCGACATGATTTTCCCAAACGAACTCCCGTATACTATTGTTCATAGGAGTTGATAGGTGCCCCACGATGGGGTGACGAACCTGACGATGGAggtttgaatagcttggaggatgagatgatctTGGGGTAATCATAGTTTATGGGCTGGATTTAATACTAGACTAGGGTCTTCTGGGATATTGATAATTACTGATGGACAATGAAGAGAGCTGTTGACACAGCCTCGTAGATCGTatccaaataggagattagaaaatTATGCATGTCAAGATGTGTAGTTGTCATCTTTAGATAATTTAAAAGGGATAAGTGTTACAACATTGATGGTTATAAGGCCTATATGTTGAGAAGTGATATATTCCCTGAGGGGATAATAACTAGGGGTAGATAATAAAGATATTTTGAGGATATGTATATGAGAGAGCAAGGGAGTTGTCAGCTGTAGAAGGAGAGTGGAAGATGGCTCCAATGAGGATCGTAGTGATTGCTGCAGCAGGTTGAGGTATCTTCTTCTTCGCCCCTCTAGGAGGTCTCAGATCCTTAGACAGATATCTTTATCGAAGGAGGCGTTTGGGCGAGCTGATCTCAATGGGCTGAAGGTGCAGCCTGGAGGAGCAGTTCTACTGACGAAAGGAGAAGTTGAAGGAAGTTTGTTTCTGGAGCGATTGAGTCTCAACCGAGGAAATCTCGCTGATCAGCTGAGGGAATTCCTTtcttctaacatgtataaatagataTTATATTCAACTAATTGAAGAGTGCTTtatcattacatttcattttctcATGCTATCAGAGTTGCAGTGAGCGAACGCTGGCGCAGAGCGACAGAGGGAGAAGATAGTCGCTGTTCGTTTAGGAGGAAATCAGTGATCTGATCAACAATCACCAAAGGTGGCAGCACCCGTGCTTCCTTTGGGAGCATCGTCCATGGTTAAGAGAGAAGAAATAGGGATGCTACACTAAAGGGAAGGGATCGCCTTGCGCACGAACGCAGATCATCAGTCGTCGGTCGCCTTGCACTTGCTTGGGAGGTGGAGACCTTTGACAGGAGATGTGGCACTTGCGTTTGGAGTAGCAGAGGCAACAACAAGAGCAGATTCTCGAGTAAGTGATGCAAGCTTCCACGATCTTGATATCGGTGCAGCAAGAGGAGGCACTCCTCGTGCACAACTTGCAATCTACAGGGTGTGCTGGGGTGCGCGGCTAGCAATCTACAAGGTGTGCTGGGATGTCAGGTTTGAGGATGCTTGGAGTGGCAAAATTTTGTCCTCTCGATGAGAAGTATGCAACAGAAGGCACCGGTGAGCAGCTGAACCGGTGCCGGGTGGTGGGCTCGAAAGGTGCGGGCGTTGGCTTTGCTCTTGCCACCGTTCTCCTCAAAGGCTACACGGAGGCGACCAATGAGGGCGTCACgggagagctcctctgttggaggaAGAGCCTCGAGGGGGGAAGAAGTGGCAGTAGAAGTTGCCTCGTCCAAGCGACCAAGACACACAGTGGAAGCCACCTCGTCTAGGTGACCGAGACCGATGATTCGTCGATGGAGAGGAAGGTACAGTAGCAGCCAAGGTGGATGCGGAGGATCTCATTGATCTACTCCTTGTTGGCCTCGCAAGCGTGATCTTGTCATGCTAGTGGCGATGCTGATAGAAGGTGAGTTAGCTATCGCTGAATATCGAGGAACGGAAGAGAAATCTTGCTTTAACGCAAGGGCTATGATCTCATGATAAAATgaaatgtaataataaaaaacacTTCAATTAGTTGAATacaatatttatttatacatattagaagagaGTATTTTTTTCATCAGTCAGATTTTCTTATTTAATTGGGGAAATAGGATCTTCTAATATGTATAGACTTTAGATGATGAGATGATCCTCtaatagaaagaaaaatgagGATGATGCGAGGTAAAGATCAAAGAACTTTACATGAATAGACTAAGACATGGGAGAATAAATGGGATAGAGATTGACGAAATCTTCACTTGGATTACCATCTTATTCTAGAGACTTGAGCTCGAGGAGAAGGGCCCCAAACCTAACGACACAATGTCGATGCCTATACGTATTCTCCTCCGTAGATCATGACCCACTACCAACTCTTGACCGTGTTGTTGTTTATGAGGACTAGTCATCAACGAAGCTCCGAGGTCACCCTAATATTTTAAGAAGGTTCAGACGACCTGGGAgacttccatctctctctctttgtgttgGAATTCTAATATAAACCCTTATGTCAGGATTAATACTTGAGAGACCTTACACGGAATTGGCTCTTTCCTAATCGCTTAAGGTTTTGAGACTAACTGTATCGTGATATTAAAATATATTCGAGTGTGAAATTTACAGTCATGGAGCAAAGATGATGATCCTCGTGAGTTTCTTTGGTCTCAGCTTAGTGGCGAGGAGTCACAATCGATTAGGAAATCTGCTAAGCTGGCGCCGGCCATTGATTGACTCATCGATGGTGCGTCGAGTATGGAGGAAGActaataagttcgtggtcgttccCATGGCGCAGCGGAAACCGTGTGCAAGCAGGGTTGAAGAAGGCGAACACGTCTTTCTTCCCCCATTAATTTCGCTCACTGCATGTTGCAAGCCAAAGATCAAAGTACTTAACATGAACAGAGTATGGCATTGAAGAATTAAAGGAGTGGCGATTAATATACTCCAATAACTTTTTTGTGCTAATTTAGGTTCTGATGGTGTGACATGTGAGTAAGGTTCGGAGCCAATCAATGTATACTTTGACTCCGTCTCAGTCCGAAATGTTGGGTAGCTGTTAAAGTCAGATTTATCGGGTCGATTGACTCAGCTAGTCGGTGGTACATCGTTTGACTATGGAGGAAGAACACCAACGAGAGTATTTTCGCCTCCGTCGTTGTCCTTGTCCCACCGCCACCTCTAGGCTGCGTTGTTCCTGGCGAAGACTCAGTCGTACGACCTTCTCGTAGTTCCCACCGGGTAGACTGACTTCACTTCCGTCCCTCTCTACGTGTTGGAATTATACATCGGGTGCTCATGCGTCATTGCGAGGATGAATACTGACAAACCGAACACATCGGCCGCGGTTGTTTAGGATGATGACCGACCCATTTATTCCCAGCAGCCTCACCTGCACGAGACTTCCTCGGAGTTTCCCTTCTGCATTACGTCAATGAATTCATCTCAAACTCAGTTCAAGAGTACCGGCATACGCATTAGATTATATATACTTCGAGGATACGTTTCTTCTCATGCTTAACCTCAAAGAAAGATGGAAATCACATGAGTTACAGATGAACACAACAGCAATACAAATAAATTATACGATGCAAAGATGATGAGTGGATGAGCGCCTCCTCTAAGAGTCATCCAGGAATTAGTCAAAGTCTCATTGTCTTCATCCCAAAGCGCAGCCTCCCCTTGTCATCTTCTCTTCCCTGGTGCAGGTCCCATCCCACCCTCCTTCCCTATATAACATGAACGAGGCCTTCGCCAATCGTCACAGGCAATCCACCATGGCCTCCCGTAacctctcctccctcctcctcgtcgTCCTCCTCGTCTTCGCCTGCTATGCCGGTTCCCACGCCGGCAGCATCGCCGTGTACTGGGGCCAGAACGGCAACGAGGGCGGCCTTGCCGACACCTGCAACACCGGCATCTACTCGTACGTGATGCTGGCTTTCCTCACCACCTTCGGCAACGGGCAAACCCCCGTCCTCAACCTGGCGGGCCACTGCGACCCCCCCTCCGGCACCTGCACCGGCCTCAGCTCCGACATCCGCGCCTGCCAGTCCCAGGGCATCAAGGTGCTCCTCTCCCTCGGTGGCGACTCCAGCAGCTACTCCCTTTCCTCCTCCGACGACGCCGCGAGCGTGGCGACGTATCTGTGGGACAACTACCTCGGCGGCTCGTCCAGCTCGCGCCCGCTGGGCGACGCCGTCCTCGACGGCATCGACTTCGACATCGAGCATGGCGGCCCCGACCACTACGACGAGCTGGCGAAGCAGCTCTCCGACTTGGGCAGCCAGGCGAGGACCAAGGTGTACCTCTCGGCGGCGCCGCAGTGCCCCTACCCGGACCAGTCCTTGGGGAACGCGCTGCAGACGGGGCTCTTCGACTACGTGTGGGTGCAGTTCTACAACAACCCCAGCTGCGACTACTCGTCGGGGGTCAGCGGCCTGAGCAGCGCATGGGGGACGTGGACGTCGAGCTTGCCGTCGTCGACCGTCTTCCTGGGGCTGCCGGCCTCGCAGGACGCGGCCGGGAGCGGGTACATCCCGCCCGACGACCTCACCTCCCAGGTGCTGCCGGCGATCAAGACTGCGTCCAACTACGGCGGCATCATGCTGTGGAGCAGATACTACGATCTCAACAGCGGGTACGGCGCCGCCGTGAGGAACAGTGTTTGAGATGGCGATGTACTAACTACTATAAGTGTGCTTCCGATTACGAGGTCATGAATAAGGCGGGACGGTGATAGAAACGTGTTCCAGATTGATGTGACGATGCGTCCCAATAAAATAAAGATTGCATAAAGCCGTCCCGTGAAACGATTGAAATCAAAGGCAGCGCTCGCTGTAATACGGTCGGAATCGATTGGACTCGAACTAAAACTTCAAATCAGTTCGATAATTAGTGGATTCTAAATCGAATTGGAGTTTTGAAATTTAAAATCGATAATTCTCAAAACGATTGTtcagattttaaaaaataattataaataaattataattttttattttaaattgtttttaaattaaaaaataaaaaaatcgaaATCGTCCGTTTCGATTTCGAttctatttttgaaaatttagtaacccGAATGTGTCGATTATGAAACTTTGGTTAGGTGTAATGAAAGGGTGTCTTTTGACATTGGCGTAAATAATAAATTCACCAAAtattcatataataaaaatattccaTGGACTGATCACATCGAATTATGTATTCTCAAAGCTCTTCTTCGTATTCCTTTCTGCGGTGAGCAGCAAATCATAAATTAAAGGTTGAGTGAgacaaaaatacaagaaaaacacAGACAGTCATGTTAATGGGCAGATTTGTTGGGTCTCAGAACTCGGTAAGGAGAAAACCAACATGATGCTGTTAAAAGTTCTTCCGAACCAGAATCAGTGGAATGCATCCATGTCAGAAACCTTATAGAACAGTAATGAAAGGTTGAGAAGAAGAAGGTGCAGGCTTTTTGGAGGATCAGACAAGGAATGGTGACGTCAAAAGGTCGGGGAAAAGCTTGCAAGCAAAACCAACTCCTCACAGTGGTGTGTACGAAGCTGCGCTAAGTTGGATCCTCTGCTCAGGTCAGAGATGTTTAGGTCTCaacaatatatatagatatatacacacacacagcacgcgcacccctctctctctctctctcactcgctGCGCTGAAACCAAACGGCACTGAAGAAATCCGCTTCCCGTTTGGTGTTCTCTGCCTGTCTATTTGGTTGTTTGCTTTCGAGCAGCCGAGAGGACTGTTTCATTTTGCTCCTTTTTTATCTCTTGGGGACTGTCAATCTCGATCCCGAAGCAAAGCTGCCTTCTTTTGGGTGTCGTTTTCTGTGGCCGGATCAGAAGCTGTAAGATAAGTACTGCGGAAGCCCGCACGGCCGCCCGCTTCCCACTCCCGCTCTCCCTTCCGCGGCGGGATGCGAACAAAAGCGGTTCGTGCCAACAACCTCTCTCCGCCATTATCGCGCCCGACTCGGAGCTCTGGTTATATTTTGGTGGGACGAATAAGGGAAAGT comes from the Musa acuminata AAA Group cultivar baxijiao chromosome BXJ2-8, Cavendish_Baxijiao_AAA, whole genome shotgun sequence genome and includes:
- the LOC135620023 gene encoding acidic endochitinase SE2-like, whose translation is MNEAFANRHRQSTMASRNLSSLLLVVLLVFACYAGSHAGSIAVYWGQNGNEGGLADTCNTGIYSYVMLAFLTTFGNGQTPVLNLAGHCDPPSGTCTGLSSDIRACQSQGIKVLLSLGGDSSSYSLSSSDDAASVATYLWDNYLGGSSSSRPLGDAVLDGIDFDIEHGGPDHYDELAKQLSDLGSQARTKVYLSAAPQCPYPDQSLGNALQTGLFDYVWVQFYNNPSCDYSSGVSGLSSAWGTWTSSLPSSTVFLGLPASQDAAGSGYIPPDDLTSQVLPAIKTASNYGGIMLWSRYYDLNSGYGAAVRNSV